In Morococcus cerebrosus, a single genomic region encodes these proteins:
- a CDS encoding monovalent cation:proton antiporter family protein: protein MHETFSLAPIVIVLLVSVITVIYCRKFNIPSMLGYLLVGFIAGPGMLKLIPQGHATDYLGEIGIVFLMFSIGLEFSLPKLKAMRRLVFGLGGLQVIVTMLSIIGILMLMGISFNWAFAAAGAMTMSSTAIVSRILSEKTELGQPHGQMAMGVLLMQDIAVVPLMILIPALSGNGEEGSLWVALGLAGLKMLVTLGVLFVVGSKVMSRWFRMVAKRKSSELFMINVLLVTLGVAYLTELEGLSMALGAFVAGMLLSETEYRFQVEDDIRPFRDILLGFFFITVGMKLDIQALIGGWQQILILLAILLVLKALVVFFIALHMKHPIADSLKTALYLAQGGEFGFVMLNISSKINMVSPELEQAATAAILLSMIIAPFILGSSDAIVSRFVKSSWDMKALDLHSMLVETMSKSDHVLIIGFGRGGQTVGRVLAQENIPYFALDLDIGRVQVARNAGEPVSFGDAKRREVLEAAGLERAKMVVITLNNMHETQHVLDNIMSLHPSMPVYVRATNDDYVKIFTDMGAEEAVSDTKETSLVLASYAMLGNGATYSHVYQTITNIRHSRYASLEGLFVGSDDENGFGEEGKSICRHAFPLTGEAYAIGKTIRDLPLDNAGIKLLFIRRNTSRIENPDLDFQLQPNDILVVAGRQEEIISFENWSLQGNT from the coding sequence ATGCACGAAACTTTTTCCCTCGCACCCATCGTTATCGTCCTCCTCGTTTCCGTCATTACGGTAATTTATTGCCGTAAATTCAATATCCCTTCCATGCTCGGTTATCTTTTGGTCGGCTTTATCGCCGGTCCGGGTATGTTGAAGCTGATTCCGCAAGGTCATGCCACTGATTATTTGGGAGAAATCGGTATCGTATTCCTGATGTTCAGTATCGGTCTCGAATTTTCCCTGCCCAAGCTCAAAGCCATGCGCCGTTTGGTGTTCGGGCTGGGCGGTTTGCAGGTCATTGTGACCATGCTGTCGATTATCGGCATTTTGATGCTGATGGGCATCAGCTTTAATTGGGCGTTTGCCGCAGCAGGGGCGATGACCATGTCGTCCACGGCAATCGTCAGCCGCATCCTGTCCGAAAAAACCGAATTGGGACAGCCGCACGGTCAAATGGCGATGGGCGTCTTGTTAATGCAGGATATTGCCGTCGTGCCGCTGATGATCCTGATTCCTGCGTTGTCGGGCAATGGCGAAGAAGGCAGCCTGTGGGTTGCGCTCGGTCTTGCCGGATTGAAAATGCTGGTCACGCTGGGCGTATTATTCGTCGTCGGTAGCAAGGTGATGTCGCGCTGGTTCAGAATGGTCGCCAAACGCAAGTCGTCTGAATTGTTTATGATCAACGTCCTGCTGGTAACCTTGGGCGTAGCTTATCTGACCGAACTGGAAGGCTTGTCGATGGCATTGGGCGCATTCGTCGCAGGTATGCTGCTTTCGGAAACGGAATACCGTTTTCAGGTGGAAGACGACATCCGCCCGTTCCGCGATATTCTGCTTGGTTTCTTCTTTATCACGGTCGGCATGAAACTGGATATCCAGGCTTTAATCGGCGGCTGGCAGCAGATTCTGATTTTGCTGGCAATCCTGCTGGTATTGAAAGCATTGGTCGTCTTTTTCATCGCTTTGCATATGAAGCATCCGATTGCGGACAGCTTGAAAACAGCCCTCTATTTAGCACAAGGCGGCGAATTTGGTTTTGTGATGTTAAACATCTCCAGCAAAATCAATATGGTGTCGCCAGAGCTGGAACAGGCGGCTACGGCAGCGATTCTGTTGTCCATGATTATCGCCCCATTCATCTTGGGCAGCAGCGATGCCATCGTCAGCCGTTTTGTCAAATCAAGCTGGGATATGAAGGCATTGGATTTGCACAGCATGTTGGTAGAAACCATGAGCAAATCCGACCACGTCCTGATTATCGGTTTCGGACGCGGCGGTCAGACCGTCGGACGCGTCTTGGCTCAGGAAAACATCCCCTACTTCGCCCTCGACCTTGATATCGGCAGGGTTCAGGTGGCGCGCAATGCGGGCGAGCCAGTTTCGTTCGGCGATGCCAAGCGGCGGGAAGTCTTGGAAGCCGCAGGTTTGGAACGCGCCAAAATGGTGGTTATTACCCTGAACAATATGCACGAAACTCAGCATGTTCTCGACAATATCATGTCCTTGCATCCGAGTATGCCTGTGTATGTTCGGGCGACCAATGACGATTACGTTAAAATCTTCACAGATATGGGCGCAGAAGAAGCAGTATCCGATACCAAAGAAACTAGCTTAGTGCTGGCAAGCTACGCCATGTTGGGCAATGGCGCGACATACAGCCACGTTTATCAAACCATTACCAACATCCGACACAGCCGCTACGCCTCTCTGGAAGGCTTGTTTGTCGGCAGCGATGATGAAAACGGATTCGGTGAAGAAGGCAAATCCATATGCCGCCACGCCTTCCCCCTGACCGGCGAAGCCTACGCCATAGGCAAGACCATCCGTGATTTGCCTTTGGATAACGCCGGCATCAAACTTCTATTTATCCGCCGAAACACAAGCAGGATAGAAAACCCCGACTTGGATTTCCAGCTTCAACCAAATGATATTTTGGTCGTCGCAGGCCGACAAGAGGAAATTATTTCTTTTGAAAACTGGAGTTTGCAAGGAAATACCTGA
- a CDS encoding 3'-5' exonuclease — translation MTPILAFDIETVPDVNGIRLLYDLPASLPDDEVVLFAQQKRRAQNGSDFMQHHLHQVVAISCCMRWGQDKIHVGTIGEMHDSEEEMIAKFFDLIESHTPQLVSWNGGGFDLPVLHYRALIHGIAAARYWDMGEGDFGDSRDFKWNNYISRYHNRHCDLMDLLALYQPRANVPLDDMAKLCGFPGKLGMDGSKVWEAFHAGRLKDIRDYCETDAANTYLMFLRFRLMSGALDADEYEVEVKRLKHYLTGQAQDKQHWNEFVAAWR, via the coding sequence ATGACCCCGATTTTGGCTTTCGATATTGAAACCGTACCTGATGTGAACGGCATCCGCCTGTTGTACGACCTGCCTGCTTCTTTGCCGGACGACGAGGTGGTCTTGTTCGCCCAGCAGAAACGCCGCGCCCAAAACGGCTCTGACTTTATGCAGCACCACCTGCACCAAGTGGTCGCCATTTCCTGCTGTATGCGTTGGGGGCAGGACAAAATCCATGTCGGCACCATAGGCGAAATGCACGACAGCGAAGAGGAAATGATCGCCAAGTTTTTCGACCTTATCGAAAGCCATACGCCGCAATTGGTCAGTTGGAACGGCGGCGGCTTCGACCTGCCCGTCCTGCATTACCGCGCGCTGATACACGGCATTGCGGCGGCACGTTATTGGGATATGGGCGAGGGCGATTTCGGCGACAGCCGTGATTTCAAGTGGAACAACTACATCAGCCGCTACCACAACCGCCATTGCGACCTGATGGATCTGCTCGCCCTGTACCAACCGCGTGCCAATGTGCCGCTGGACGATATGGCGAAACTTTGCGGCTTCCCTGGCAAACTGGGCATGGACGGCAGCAAAGTTTGGGAGGCGTTCCACGCAGGTCGTCTGAAAGACATCCGCGATTATTGCGAAACCGATGCGGCAAACACTTATTTAATGTTCTTGCGCTTCCGCCTGATGAGCGGCGCTTTGGACGCGGACGAGTATGAAGTGGAAGTCAAACGGCTGAAGCATTACCTGACCGGACAGGCTCAGGACAAGCAGCATTGGAACGAGTTTGTCGCCGCGTGGCGTTAA